A genome region from Candidatus Nealsonbacteria bacterium includes the following:
- a CDS encoding type II secretion system F family protein — MKRFVIRIEIMGVSQKEKFFFVEHLSLMIKGGIPISEAIETLRDEAKSRTFRKILSDISRRTLEGGSLEKSFGKYPRVFDRFFLSVVKIGETSGTLDTNLKYLALQLRKDYELRKKIIGALLYPSLVIILATMVILGTIFWVLPKIIPVFQNLQALGIAGELPLATKILLNLNIFLTKYWFLIPIILILSFSVFKILQKIRFIRFYFDKMVLLLPVLGGIFRNINLARFSWSFYTLLKSGMPILEVLEICSDISPSEVYRRNLISVKSEVERGEKVSFGLKKISKNFPPIFSEMILVGEKTGSLEESSLYLAQFYSQETDSAIQNISDLIGPILLIFIGIFVILIALSTIVPIYQFIGEIRVR, encoded by the coding sequence TTGAAAAGATTCGTAATTCGTATAGAAATTATGGGAGTTTCTCAAAAAGAAAAATTTTTCTTTGTCGAACATTTATCTTTAATGATTAAAGGAGGAATACCAATTTCTGAAGCCATAGAGACTCTTCGAGATGAGGCAAAATCACGAACTTTTCGAAAAATTTTATCAGATATTTCAAGAAGAACTTTAGAAGGCGGAAGTTTAGAAAAAAGTTTTGGAAAATATCCTCGGGTTTTTGATCGATTTTTCTTAAGTGTGGTAAAAATTGGTGAGACAAGCGGAACTTTAGATACAAATCTTAAATATCTTGCCTTACAACTTCGTAAAGATTACGAGTTGCGGAAGAAAATTATTGGAGCCCTTTTATATCCTTCCCTTGTTATTATTTTAGCGACAATGGTTATCTTGGGTACAATTTTTTGGGTTTTACCGAAAATAATTCCTGTTTTCCAAAATCTTCAGGCCTTGGGAATTGCTGGTGAGCTACCCTTAGCTACTAAGATTTTACTGAACCTAAACATCTTTTTAACAAAATATTGGTTTTTAATTCCTATAATCCTGATTTTGTCTTTTTCCGTTTTTAAAATTCTTCAGAAAATAAGATTTATCAGATTTTATTTTGATAAAATGGTTCTTTTACTTCCTGTCCTGGGAGGCATCTTTAGAAATATTAATTTAGCCAGATTTTCTTGGAGTTTTTACACTCTATTGAAAAGCGGCATGCCAATCTTAGAGGTTTTAGAAATTTGCTCTGATATTTCACCGAGTGAAGTTTACCGAAGGAATTTAATTTCAGTTAAATCTGAAGTGGAGCGAGGAGAAAAAGTTAGCTTTGGCCTCAAAAAAATTTCCAAAAATTTTCCACCAATTTTTTCGGAAATGATTTTGGTTGGAGAGAAAACAGGCTCTTTAGAAGAAAGTTCTTTATATTTAGCTCAATTTTACAGCCAGGAGACAGACTCTGCCATTCAAAATATTTCTGACCTCATCGGGCCAATTTTATTAATTTTTATTGGAATTTTTGTGATTTTAATCGCCTTATCAACGATTGTTCCTATTTATCAATTTATCGGAGAAATTCGTGTCCGCTAA